In a single window of the Bacteroides acidifaciens genome:
- a CDS encoding RagB/SusD family nutrient uptake outer membrane protein, protein MKKYNKLYNAFMLTLSALTLASCNDFLDTMPDNRAQLDSEEKIQSILTSAYIDHEPVLVAELVSDNMDDYGANNPNTNRWFDETFAWKDETEDANESLNSFWESAFVAIASANEALQAIEEMGTATNSLKECKAEALLCRAYNHFMLGCMFCKPYTATASNDLGLPYIEHPETELNPQYERGTLAELYSKIDRDIQEALPLIGDSHYKVPKYHFNTKAAYAFACRFYLYYEKWEEAIKYANLCLGSQPKTMLRDWKGMANMTQQADAITNEYVNANSNANLLMLTGYSTLGIVFGPYRNYSRYSHGQYLAMNEDMRATNIWGGALSFYMTPKVYTGTNMDKTIFWKMPYMFEYTDPVAGIGYNHTVYPAFTTDECLLNRAEAYILLKQYDEAAADLTTWMQNITKSTKTLTPANIAQFYDAQEYSYSDAEGLQSTLKKHLNPAFQIEEEGSTQENMLQCMLGFRRIETMHAGLRWFDIKRYGIEIPRRVMNASGTPQYKSDFLSKDDKRRALQIPLKVREAGLEANPR, encoded by the coding sequence ATGAAAAAATACAATAAATTATACAATGCCTTCATGTTGACTTTGTCGGCATTGACCTTGGCAAGTTGCAACGATTTCCTTGACACTATGCCGGACAATCGCGCACAACTTGACAGTGAAGAGAAAATACAAAGCATCTTAACTTCTGCCTACATCGACCATGAACCCGTTCTGGTAGCAGAATTGGTTTCAGACAATATGGACGATTACGGCGCCAACAACCCCAATACCAATCGCTGGTTTGACGAAACATTTGCTTGGAAAGACGAAACGGAAGACGCCAACGAGTCGCTGAACAGTTTTTGGGAATCTGCCTTTGTAGCTATTGCTTCCGCCAACGAAGCCCTGCAGGCCATCGAAGAGATGGGCACTGCCACTAATTCTCTGAAAGAATGCAAAGCAGAAGCCTTGCTCTGCCGTGCCTACAATCATTTCATGCTGGGATGTATGTTCTGCAAGCCCTACACAGCTACGGCTTCCAATGATTTAGGACTTCCGTACATCGAACATCCCGAAACGGAACTCAACCCACAATACGAACGCGGCACACTTGCCGAACTTTACAGCAAAATAGACCGCGACATCCAAGAAGCCTTGCCGTTGATAGGAGATTCGCACTACAAAGTGCCCAAGTATCATTTCAACACCAAAGCAGCTTATGCATTTGCCTGCCGTTTCTACCTATATTACGAGAAATGGGAAGAAGCAATCAAATACGCCAACCTATGTCTGGGCTCGCAACCCAAAACCATGTTGCGCGACTGGAAAGGTATGGCAAACATGACCCAGCAAGCGGATGCAATCACCAACGAATACGTGAACGCCAATTCCAACGCCAATCTGTTGATGCTTACAGGATACTCTACACTGGGAATCGTATTCGGCCCTTATCGGAATTACTCCCGCTACAGCCACGGGCAATATCTTGCCATGAACGAAGACATGAGAGCTACCAATATCTGGGGTGGTGCACTCAGCTTCTACATGACTCCGAAAGTGTATACCGGAACCAATATGGATAAAACCATCTTCTGGAAAATGCCATATATGTTTGAATATACCGATCCGGTAGCAGGTATCGGTTATAACCATACGGTTTATCCGGCATTTACCACTGACGAATGTCTTTTGAACCGGGCAGAAGCCTACATATTGCTCAAACAATATGACGAAGCGGCAGCCGACCTCACTACATGGATGCAAAACATCACCAAAAGCACCAAGACACTTACGCCGGCAAACATTGCCCAGTTCTACGATGCGCAGGAATACTCTTATTCGGACGCAGAGGGCTTGCAGTCTACCCTCAAGAAACACCTCAACCCTGCTTTCCAAATAGAAGAAGAAGGCAGCACGCAAGAAAATATGCTGCAATGTATGCTCGGTTTCCGCCGTATCGAAACAATGCACGCCGGATTGCGCTGGTTCGACATCAAACGTTATGGCATTGAAATCCCGCGCCGCGTGATGAATGCTTCAGGAACTCCGCAGTATAAGAGTGATTTCTTGAGCAAAGATGACAAACGGCGCGCGCTTCAAATACCACTCAAAGTACGCGAAGCCGGATTAGAAGCAAATCCACGTTAA
- a CDS encoding SusC/RagA family TonB-linked outer membrane protein, with protein MNKKVMLLLVCLFTSVGLMIAQTPRKVTGVVISEEDDQPVVGASVLIKGTTLGTVTNIDGQFTIDNAPSTARTLKVSYIGMKTQEVAIKAGTIKIILQPDSEVLEEVVVTGMQKMDKRLFTGASTKLTADNVKLNGMADISRGLEGRAAGVSVQNVSGTFGTAPKIRVRGATSIYGSSKPLWVVDGVIMEDVVEVSADELSSGNAETLISSAIAGLNADDIESFQILKDGSATSIYGARAMAGVIVVTTKKGKAGQNHISYTGEFTMRLKPSYNTYNIMNSQDQMAVYQELAQKGYLNYAEIANASSSGVYGKMYQLISEYDRTSGQFGLINSESAKAEYLRAAEYRNTDWFDRLFSTSIMHNHSVSLSSGTEKAQHYVSASAMLDPGWYQQSSVQRFTANLNSTFKLSKQLDFNLIGNASYRKQKAPGTLGSETDPVSGEVKRDFDINPYSYSMNTSRTLNPNEFYTRNYAPFNIFNELENNYMKLGVGDFRLTGRFTYKPCSKVELSLLGGIQSTTTSQEHFIEDNSNQAQAYRAMPTATIRDKNPLLYTDPDNIYALPISILPNGGIYERTDRNMFKWDMRASVSYNDVFNEKHIVNFYGGMETNSVDRHSTWFRGWGMQYSMGEVANYAYQAFKKGQEENSQYYTLTNRHERSAAFFGNATYSYKGRYTLNGTIRYEGTNSLGKSRTARWLPTWNVAASWNMHEEEWFKTLEPALSHLTLKGSYSLTAERPSVTNAYAIIGSKTPWRPFASVNESMLYVKEVANQELTYEKKHEFNFGLATGFLNNRINLEVDWYSRRNYDLIGLATTQGLGGQIQKYGNIATMKSSGVELSLTTNNIKTKDFSWTTNIIYSHSKNEVTKLKTSKRIIDLVSGNGFAQEGYPVRSLFSIPFKGLNQEGLPTFLDQDGNISTTGIYFQTSDPEKLGFLEYSGNVDPTDVGSFGNIFRYKGLSLNVFITYSFGNVVRLDPVFKKEYNDLTATPKEFNNRWIVPGDENKTDIPVIASKRQNKNDTNLSYAYNAYNYSTARIAKGDFIRMKEISVGYDFPKHLVAPLKLSSLSLKLQGTNLFLLYADKKLNGQDPEFFNTGGVAAPTPKQFTLTLKLGI; from the coding sequence ATGAACAAAAAAGTAATGTTGTTATTGGTCTGCTTATTTACAAGCGTAGGCCTGATGATTGCCCAAACGCCTAGAAAGGTGACAGGAGTCGTTATTTCGGAAGAAGACGACCAGCCTGTAGTAGGAGCATCCGTTTTAATAAAAGGTACAACGTTAGGAACAGTTACCAATATTGATGGTCAGTTCACTATCGACAATGCACCAAGTACTGCTAGAACTTTGAAAGTCAGCTATATTGGAATGAAAACCCAAGAGGTTGCCATCAAAGCTGGTACCATAAAAATCATACTTCAACCGGACTCTGAAGTTCTGGAAGAAGTAGTAGTAACAGGTATGCAGAAAATGGACAAACGATTGTTTACGGGAGCCTCAACGAAACTAACGGCAGACAACGTAAAGCTAAACGGTATGGCCGACATCAGCCGTGGGTTGGAAGGTCGCGCTGCCGGTGTATCTGTTCAAAATGTATCAGGAACATTCGGTACAGCCCCTAAAATTCGCGTACGTGGCGCTACATCTATCTATGGTAGTTCCAAGCCGTTATGGGTAGTAGACGGCGTTATCATGGAAGACGTAGTGGAAGTATCGGCAGACGAATTGTCATCGGGTAATGCAGAAACCTTGATTTCTTCTGCCATTGCCGGTTTGAATGCCGACGACATCGAGAGCTTCCAAATCCTGAAAGACGGTTCTGCAACCTCCATTTACGGTGCACGCGCTATGGCAGGTGTAATTGTAGTAACCACCAAAAAAGGTAAAGCAGGACAAAACCATATCAGCTACACGGGCGAATTTACAATGCGTCTGAAGCCAAGCTACAACACTTACAATATCATGAATTCACAAGACCAAATGGCCGTTTACCAGGAATTGGCACAAAAAGGCTATTTGAACTATGCGGAAATCGCCAATGCATCCAGCAGCGGTGTGTACGGGAAAATGTACCAGCTCATCTCCGAGTACGACAGAACATCGGGACAATTCGGATTAATCAATAGCGAAAGCGCCAAAGCAGAATACTTACGTGCAGCAGAATACCGCAACACCGATTGGTTCGACCGCCTATTTTCTACCAGCATCATGCACAACCACTCGGTCAGCCTATCTTCCGGTACTGAAAAAGCACAGCATTATGTATCAGCCAGTGCAATGTTAGATCCGGGATGGTACCAACAAAGTTCCGTACAACGTTTCACAGCCAACTTGAATTCTACATTCAAACTTTCAAAGCAACTTGATTTCAACTTGATCGGAAATGCTTCCTACCGTAAACAAAAAGCACCGGGAACACTGGGCAGCGAAACCGATCCCGTATCAGGAGAAGTGAAACGAGACTTCGATATCAACCCCTATTCATACTCTATGAATACCTCACGTACGCTCAACCCCAATGAGTTCTACACTCGTAATTATGCCCCATTCAATATATTCAATGAACTGGAAAATAACTACATGAAATTGGGCGTAGGCGACTTCCGACTGACAGGACGCTTCACCTACAAGCCCTGTTCAAAAGTCGAATTATCCTTATTGGGCGGTATCCAAAGCACCACTACCTCGCAAGAGCACTTCATCGAAGACAACTCCAACCAAGCACAAGCCTATCGCGCCATGCCTACAGCTACCATACGCGACAAAAATCCGTTGCTATATACCGACCCCGACAACATTTATGCACTGCCTATCAGCATTCTCCCCAACGGTGGTATCTACGAGCGCACCGACCGCAATATGTTCAAATGGGATATGCGCGCATCTGTCAGTTACAACGATGTGTTCAATGAAAAACACATTGTCAATTTCTATGGTGGTATGGAAACCAACTCGGTAGACCGCCACTCCACTTGGTTCCGCGGATGGGGTATGCAATATTCAATGGGCGAAGTAGCCAATTACGCTTACCAAGCGTTTAAAAAAGGCCAAGAAGAAAACTCACAATATTATACTCTCACCAACCGCCACGAACGCAGCGCAGCCTTCTTTGGCAACGCCACATACTCTTACAAAGGAAGATACACGCTGAATGGTACAATCCGTTACGAAGGAACCAACTCACTTGGAAAAAGCCGCACAGCACGGTGGTTACCCACATGGAACGTTGCCGCTTCATGGAATATGCACGAAGAAGAATGGTTCAAAACATTGGAACCGGCGCTGTCGCACCTGACACTGAAAGGTTCTTACTCTTTAACCGCCGAACGTCCTTCTGTAACGAACGCATACGCCATCATCGGCTCAAAAACTCCTTGGCGTCCGTTTGCCAGCGTCAACGAAAGTATGCTGTATGTAAAAGAAGTAGCCAACCAGGAACTTACTTATGAGAAAAAGCACGAGTTCAACTTCGGATTGGCTACCGGATTCCTCAATAACCGTATCAATTTGGAAGTAGATTGGTACAGCCGCCGCAACTACGACTTGATCGGATTGGCCACCACGCAAGGATTGGGCGGACAAATCCAAAAGTACGGAAATATCGCCACCATGAAATCAAGCGGTGTGGAGCTTAGCCTTACTACCAACAACATTAAGACAAAAGATTTCTCATGGACTACCAATATCATCTACTCACACTCTAAAAACGAAGTAACCAAGTTGAAAACAAGCAAACGCATTATCGACCTTGTTTCGGGCAACGGTTTCGCGCAAGAAGGATATCCCGTACGTTCTCTTTTCTCCATCCCCTTCAAAGGGTTGAACCAGGAAGGACTTCCTACTTTCCTTGACCAAGATGGAAACATCTCTACAACAGGTATCTACTTCCAAACGAGCGACCCCGAAAAACTCGGTTTCCTCGAATACTCCGGCAATGTAGACCCAACAGACGTTGGTAGCTTCGGCAACATCTTCCGCTACAAAGGACTATCATTAAACGTATTCATTACTTACTCTTTCGGTAATGTGGTAAGGCTCGACCCCGTATTTAAGAAAGAATACAATGACCTGACTGCTACCCCCAAAGAGTTCAACAACCGTTGGATAGTTCCAGGCGATGAAAACAAGACGGACATTCCTGTGATAGCTTCCAAACGCCAAAACAAGAATGACACCAACCTGTCATACGCATACAATGCATACAACTACTCTACGGCACGCATTGCCAAAGGAGACTTTATCAGGATGAAGGAAATCTCAGTGGGCTACGACTTCCCGAAACATCTTGTTGCACCATTGAAACTATCCAGTCTTTCACTGAAACTTCAAGGCACCAACCTGTTCCTGCTTTACGCAGACAAGAAGCTCAACGGTCAAGACCCGGAATTCTTCAACACCGGTGGTGTAGCTGCTCCTACTCCCAAACAATTTACACTGACATTAAAGTTAGGTATTTAA
- a CDS encoding putative zinc-binding metallopeptidase, whose product MKKQIYKLFLSVLLIAVAACSSDEPDYNRSVITPGNTENTEFDSWLEANFVNPYNIAFKYRYEDIESDFDYYVVPADYNKAIKLAHLVKYLCVETYNEVAGVDFTCEYFPKMFFTIGEWEYKNNGTFILGTAEGGRKILLAGVNDLERYIQNANMLNHYYFKTIHHEFTHILNQTKPIPTDFQLVTGNGYVADSWSEEPFNQIYLSRGFISSYAQHSYQEDFAEMMSIYITNDEASWENMLEGASSESLALIQQKLDIVKSYMSTSFGIDLDVLRNTLQRRQNEVFSGKVDLEALTVK is encoded by the coding sequence ATGAAAAAGCAAATCTATAAATTGTTCTTGTCGGTTCTTCTCATCGCCGTTGCTGCGTGTTCGTCGGACGAACCTGACTACAACAGAAGTGTTATCACGCCGGGAAACACGGAAAACACTGAATTTGACTCTTGGCTGGAAGCCAATTTTGTCAATCCGTATAACATCGCATTCAAATATCGCTACGAGGATATTGAATCCGACTTCGATTACTACGTAGTGCCTGCCGACTACAACAAGGCTATCAAATTAGCTCATTTGGTAAAATACCTGTGTGTAGAGACTTATAATGAGGTAGCAGGTGTGGATTTCACTTGCGAGTATTTCCCTAAAATGTTTTTCACCATCGGCGAATGGGAGTACAAAAACAACGGAACCTTCATCTTGGGAACGGCAGAGGGCGGACGTAAAATCCTGTTGGCAGGTGTGAATGACCTGGAGCGGTACATACAAAACGCAAATATGCTCAACCACTATTATTTCAAAACAATACACCATGAATTTACCCATATCCTGAACCAGACAAAACCCATTCCTACGGATTTCCAGTTGGTAACGGGCAACGGCTACGTAGCAGACAGTTGGAGTGAAGAACCTTTTAACCAGATTTATCTGTCGCGTGGGTTCATCTCCTCCTATGCACAGCACTCCTATCAGGAAGACTTCGCCGAAATGATGTCTATCTACATCACCAACGACGAAGCATCGTGGGAAAATATGCTCGAAGGGGCCAGCAGCGAAAGCCTCGCCCTCATCCAGCAGAAGTTGGATATTGTAAAAAGCTACATGAGCACTTCTTTCGGCATCGACTTAGATGTATTGCGCAACACACTGCAACGCCGCCAAAACGAAGTTTTCAGTGGCAAAGTAGACCTTGAAGCCCTGACCGTTAAATAA
- a CDS encoding polysaccharide deacetylase family protein yields the protein MFIEQPPWLLRALYPQAIFRMDPNERAVYLTFDDGPIPEVTPWVLEVLEKHHIKATFFMVGDNIRKHPDEYRMVVEQGHRIGNHTFNHIRGFEYSNPDYLANAQKVDEIIHSDLFRPPHGHMGFRQYYTLRHHYRIIMWDLVTRDYSKRMRPEQVLNNVKHYARNGSIITFHDSLKSWNNGNLQYALPRAIEFLKGEGYEFKVL from the coding sequence ATGTTTATAGAACAACCCCCCTGGCTTTTACGGGCGTTGTATCCACAAGCTATTTTCCGAATGGACCCAAACGAACGGGCAGTTTACCTGACTTTTGACGACGGTCCTATTCCTGAAGTAACTCCCTGGGTACTGGAAGTATTGGAAAAGCATCATATTAAAGCTACCTTCTTTATGGTAGGCGACAATATACGCAAGCACCCGGATGAATACCGGATGGTGGTAGAACAGGGACACCGCATCGGTAACCATACCTTCAACCACATCCGTGGATTTGAATATTCCAATCCGGATTACCTCGCAAACGCCCAAAAGGTAGACGAAATTATCCATTCTGATCTCTTCCGTCCGCCACACGGACACATGGGATTCCGGCAGTATTATACTTTGCGCCATCATTACCGCATTATCATGTGGGATCTCGTGACTCGTGATTATAGTAAAAGGATGCGCCCGGAACAGGTATTGAACAATGTGAAGCACTATGCACGCAACGGTTCCATCATCACTTTCCATGATTCACTGAAGTCGTGGAACAATGGTAATCTGCAATATGCGCTTCCTCGTGCCATTGAATTCCTGAAAGGGGAAGGGTATGAGTTCAAGGTGTTATAA